A single genomic interval of Antarcticibacterium arcticum harbors:
- a CDS encoding DUF4870 domain-containing protein, with protein sequence MNNTVEAGKTAAIVAYLTIIGTIIAYFMNNDTKNPFAAFHIRQALGIHITFYLLGAFVSIFDSWLISYPFYIFIIILFGYGLFTAIQGETKEVPLLGNYYQKWFSTIQ encoded by the coding sequence ATGAACAATACAGTTGAAGCAGGAAAAACTGCCGCCATTGTTGCCTACCTCACAATAATAGGAACAATTATCGCCTATTTCATGAACAATGACACCAAAAACCCATTTGCAGCATTTCATATACGCCAGGCACTGGGCATACATATAACCTTTTATCTTCTTGGGGCATTTGTAAGCATTTTTGACAGCTGGTTGATATCCTATCCATTTTATATTTTTATTATTATTTTATTTGGGTATGGCTTGTTTACAGCTATTCAGGGAGAAACAAAAGAAGTTCCGCTATTGGGGAATTATTATCAAAAATGGTTTAGTACAATTCAGTAA
- a CDS encoding alpha/beta hydrolase has protein sequence MTSKDLCLHHLIREPKEKKEKSPVLIMLHGYGSDANDLFSFASELPEELFIISAQAPYPLPPYGNAWYAINFDSVQGKFSDDFQAIESRNKIVRFIDEVVENYPVDPGNVTLLGFSQGTILSYAVALSYPERIKNVIALSGYINLDILEKGYRNNDFSKLGIYASHGSQDQVIPVSWARRNPEILKSLAIEHTYSEFPVGHGVAPQNLMELKNWLKKRL, from the coding sequence ATGACATCAAAAGATCTTTGTTTACATCATCTTATAAGAGAGCCAAAAGAAAAAAAAGAAAAATCCCCTGTTTTGATCATGCTTCATGGTTATGGCAGTGATGCCAATGACCTGTTTTCTTTCGCCTCTGAACTACCCGAAGAATTATTCATAATTTCTGCGCAGGCGCCTTACCCCCTACCACCTTATGGCAATGCATGGTATGCTATAAATTTTGATTCAGTGCAGGGAAAGTTCAGCGATGATTTCCAGGCCATTGAATCCCGTAATAAGATCGTACGATTTATTGACGAGGTTGTGGAAAATTATCCTGTAGATCCCGGGAATGTTACACTTCTGGGTTTCAGCCAGGGTACTATATTAAGTTACGCAGTGGCCCTTAGCTATCCTGAAAGGATTAAGAATGTTATTGCTTTAAGCGGTTATATTAACCTTGACATTCTGGAGAAAGGCTACCGGAATAACGATTTCTCTAAACTTGGCATTTATGCCTCACATGGGTCACAAGACCAGGTGATCCCTGTATCCTGGGCGAGAAGAAATCCTGAAATTTTGAAAAGCCTGGCTATTGAGCACACCTATTCTGAATTTCCCGTTGGCCATGGCGTTGCCCCACAAAATTTAATGGAGTTAAAAAACTGGCTAAAAAAGAGGCTTTAA
- a CDS encoding dihydroorotase: protein MKILLRSARIIAPSSPYHQKKADIFIENGIIKEIGASLKVKDPDREIVLKDLHVSVGWFDSSVTFGEPGYEERETIKNGLDTAALSGFTAIALNPCTNPVIDDNGTVTSILSKAQGHPVNMHPIGALTRNSQGKDLADLYDMSQAGAIAFGDHKQAVMNSNLLKLALQYVQNFGGLVQSFPQDNNIAGKGVINEDENSTRLGLRGIAPLAEEMQIARDLSLLEYTGGKLHIPTISTSGAVKLIKEAKKKGLDVSCSVAIHNLIFSDDVLMEFDTNAKVLPPLRNKKTLKKLQAGLKEGTIDMVTTDHTPIDIEHKKVEFEQALYGTIGLESAFGALLNITSLEETIDYLTRGRSRFGLPVPEIAKGEKANLSLFTPKGKQIFTQENIFSSSRNSLFLEHELTGKVYGIISGNNILIKE from the coding sequence AGATATTTTTATTGAGAATGGGATAATTAAAGAAATAGGTGCTTCTCTAAAGGTAAAGGATCCGGACCGTGAAATTGTTCTGAAAGACCTGCACGTTTCTGTAGGTTGGTTTGATAGCAGTGTAACGTTTGGAGAACCCGGTTATGAAGAAAGGGAAACTATAAAAAATGGCCTGGATACAGCTGCTCTTAGCGGGTTTACAGCCATCGCTTTAAATCCCTGTACCAACCCGGTCATAGATGATAACGGTACTGTTACATCAATTCTTTCCAAAGCCCAGGGTCATCCGGTTAATATGCATCCTATTGGTGCTCTTACCCGAAATTCCCAGGGAAAGGACCTTGCAGATCTTTACGATATGTCCCAGGCAGGAGCCATTGCTTTTGGAGATCACAAACAGGCGGTCATGAATTCAAATCTTTTGAAGCTCGCCCTTCAATATGTACAAAATTTTGGAGGCCTGGTACAATCCTTTCCGCAGGATAATAATATTGCCGGGAAAGGGGTTATTAATGAAGATGAGAACAGTACGCGTTTAGGTTTAAGGGGCATTGCGCCTTTAGCTGAAGAAATGCAAATCGCAAGGGACCTTTCTTTACTGGAGTATACCGGGGGAAAATTACACATTCCAACTATTTCCACATCCGGCGCTGTGAAACTTATTAAAGAAGCCAAAAAGAAAGGCCTGGATGTTTCCTGCAGTGTTGCAATTCATAATCTCATATTTTCTGATGATGTGTTGATGGAATTTGATACTAATGCGAAGGTCCTGCCTCCACTGCGTAATAAAAAGACCTTGAAAAAGCTGCAGGCGGGTTTAAAAGAAGGAACTATAGATATGGTTACTACAGATCATACTCCTATAGATATTGAACATAAAAAAGTTGAATTTGAACAGGCCTTATATGGTACAATTGGCCTGGAATCGGCTTTTGGGGCTCTGTTGAATATAACATCCCTGGAGGAAACCATAGACTATCTTACCCGGGGGAGAAGCCGCTTTGGCCTTCCGGTTCCGGAAATAGCCAAAGGTGAGAAGGCAAACCTTAGTTTATTCACACCAAAAGGAAAACAAATATTTACACAGGAAAATATATTTTCCAGTTCGCGGAACAGTCTGTTTTTGGAACACGAATTAACAGGGAAGGTCTACGGGATAATATCAGGAAATAACATTCTAATAAAGGAGTGA